The Antarcticibacterium flavum genome contains the following window.
ACTTTTAGGATTATGGTTAAAATGGGTGGCGTGAGAGTACTCCTCAACATGCATATTGATCACGAAAAGTTCGTTGTTTTGAAATTCACAAAAACTTTCAGCAATGGAAGCCTTTCCTTCCCGTATCGCCTTAATCTCTGTTCCTGCAAGCATGATCCCCGCGATATACTTATCCAGGATCTCATATTCAAATTTCGCCTTTCGGTTCTTTATGTTGATGTTATTCTTCATAGGTGAACAAAAATAACAAGCTTTATTGGGATTATACTATAATGAAGTTGTAATTTTTAAATGCTTCAGGAAGGTTTTGAGCCGGAGCAGCCAATTCCGCCGGGAGGATCCCGCGGCCGGTTCATTTAATTTCTCCCATTGGTGGAGAAATCTAAAAATCTGAAACCCCTTTTTCCTTTTCCCTCTTCCGCTCTATGTACCTCCTGCGAAAATTCCGGTTTTTGCGTTCCTTCCGGTTTTTTCGGGCTTTCGACGAATTCCAGAAGAAATAAAGCAGGGCTATCGCAATAAGCGCAATGTAGATCCAGGTCTCACTATCAAAATTGGTCATTTTGAACTGAATTTTTTACAAGATAGGGAAAAAATAGTCGTTAGTCGTTAGTCACTGGCGTCCGGTAAACCAAATTAAATCCTACCTTAATACCATGGAAAAAGGGAGTCCTCGTTTTCGACCGCAGACTCCCTTTAAAGGTTCCACTTAAAGCGGACATTATGGACAAAATTACAAGAAATTCTGGAATGCCGGTTCTCGGACAGCTGTTATCTTTTATTCCCCGAAGCAATTTTAACCGTTTAGTTGGCCAATTAGGTACAGATCGCTATACCAAACGATTTACATCCTGGGATCACCTGGTCTGTATGTTGTTTGCGGTTATTGAGAATGTTGGCGGATTACGTGAGTTATGCTCTGGTTTAGCAGCACATAATCAAAGTTTAAAACATTTAGGAATGAGTTCTATGCCATGCAGAAGCACCGTGAGTGATGCTAATATGCGCCGGTGTTCTGAGTTGTTTGAAAAAACCTTTATAAGCATATATAAGCAGCACTATCGTTTTTTCTCGGACAGCAGTATACCTAAAAATGAAAAATGGCTCTCCAGGCTGTTTTTGGTTGACTCTACCACTGTTACGTTATTCAAGAATATAATGAAGGCCTGTGGTAATGCTATGGCTAACGGGAGGCGTAAGGGAGGAGTTAAAATACATACTGGAATGTGGCTAAAAGAACAAGTTCCTTCTTTAATAATGATTACTAAAGCAGCGGAAAATGATAAAAATTTTATGCCCCGATTTAAAAAACTTCCTGCACAGACCATTGTAGTTTTTGATAAGGCATACTTAAATTTTGGTTTATTTATTCATTGGAGTAAAAACGATGTCAGTTTTGTAAGCCGACTGCACAAAAGATGCAAAGTAACTTGGGGGAATTATAACCTCTTAACTAAGGAGGATGAGCAATATGGCATATTGGAAGACTGTAGAGCAGAATTAGGGCATAGCCAGCAAAAACAAAAAGTAAAATGCCGCATTATAAAGTTTTATGATCACAAAGATCAACGGGAAATTGAATTTATTACCAATGATATGCAGCTGCCTGCTTGCACAATTGCAGAAATATACAAGCAGCGATGGCAAATTGAGCTTTTATTTAAAAGGCTCAAGCAAAACCTTAAGATCACCAGCTTTATTGGCGATAATGAGAATGCAATACGAATTCAAATCTGGTGTGCACTTATAGCGGATTTACTGGTCCAAATAGCTCGAAAAGGGTCTCGACGTTGCAGATTATCTTATTCGGTGATTTGCGGGCTATTTAGACTTCATTTAATGAATTATGTGAGAGTTACAGACTTACTTTTAAAATCAGCAGATCCTAACATTTATCCTAAAAATATACAGCTTGCACCTAACCTTTTTGACATAGGACCCCCATAGATTGAAAATAAAAATCGAAGTGAGGTAGAATCAAGGTTTATTAAGATTAAAACAAGAAATACTATTTTTACCGGACGCCAGTGAGTCGTTAGTCTTTAGTCGTTAGAAAAAGTGGACAGAGGAGAGAGGGCAGAGGGCAGAGGAAAAAAGTGTTAACTTGTATAGTGGCCTGCGGTTTTTAGCGTTTTCGGTTTTCGGTTTTCCGTTTGGGTTTTTTTAAATCATTTAGGCTTACGTTTGGTGATGGAGAAAGCGGGTAGAAGACGGAGGTAGTCGTTAGTAATTAAACTTTAAAGGAGCAGAAGTGAAACTGTCCATTTTTTTCAAAACCCCTTGTATCCCCTAAAGGGGGAGGACGCTTTATTGAGGAATGGTAGTAAAGGATTCAGTGGTGCTCGCCTTGGGATAGAGTGTTAGTGGTAGACAGCAAAACTCCGTGCAACTCTTTTATTCACTCCCCCCAACTCCGTGGTTAAAAAAACGTGATTTAAAATAAATCGTGAAAACAGAAGTCTCTATTCTCTTCTCTCTATTCTTTTTTCTCTTCTGAAGAATCTTGTTTCTTGATTCCAAACCTGGATTATGAAGGTTAGTTCCTAACCCCCATCTCCACTTTCCGTCTCTCATCACTCTCAATAACTCCATCTCTAAGCCGAATGATCCTGTGTGCGTGGAGGGCGATATCTTCTTCGTGAGTTACGAGGATCACGGTGTTTCCAGCAGCGTGAATATCATCGAAGAGGTGCA
Protein-coding sequences here:
- the smpB gene encoding SsrA-binding protein SmpB, producing the protein MKNNINIKNRKAKFEYEILDKYIAGIMLAGTEIKAIREGKASIAESFCEFQNNELFVINMHVEEYSHATHFNHNPKSERKLLLNRQELRKLEKEVKNSGLTIIPLRLFINDRGLAKMQIALAKGKKLYDKRETIKDRESKRRLDRIKKDYN
- a CDS encoding IS4 family transposase codes for the protein MDKITRNSGMPVLGQLLSFIPRSNFNRLVGQLGTDRYTKRFTSWDHLVCMLFAVIENVGGLRELCSGLAAHNQSLKHLGMSSMPCRSTVSDANMRRCSELFEKTFISIYKQHYRFFSDSSIPKNEKWLSRLFLVDSTTVTLFKNIMKACGNAMANGRRKGGVKIHTGMWLKEQVPSLIMITKAAENDKNFMPRFKKLPAQTIVVFDKAYLNFGLFIHWSKNDVSFVSRLHKRCKVTWGNYNLLTKEDEQYGILEDCRAELGHSQQKQKVKCRIIKFYDHKDQREIEFITNDMQLPACTIAEIYKQRWQIELLFKRLKQNLKITSFIGDNENAIRIQIWCALIADLLVQIARKGSRRCRLSYSVICGLFRLHLMNYVRVTDLLLKSADPNIYPKNIQLAPNLFDIGPP